In one window of Ferriphaselus amnicola DNA:
- the rlmH gene encoding 23S rRNA (pseudouridine(1915)-N(3))-methyltransferase RlmH has product MKLLIVSVGHKMPGWIAEGYAEYAKRMPREARIELVELKPEPRTTGKTTEQIMEAEAGRILAALPSGALICALDERGAAWTTRKLADEMSSWMGEGRDVVFIIGGADGLHDTVKRAAHKLLALSALTLPHAMVRVLLAEQLYRAWSLMHNHPYHRE; this is encoded by the coding sequence GTGAAGCTGCTGATTGTTTCTGTCGGCCACAAGATGCCGGGCTGGATCGCCGAAGGTTATGCGGAATATGCTAAGCGCATGCCGCGTGAGGCGAGAATCGAGCTGGTCGAACTTAAACCTGAGCCGCGTACAACGGGCAAAACCACCGAGCAGATCATGGAAGCAGAGGCTGGCCGCATTTTGGCAGCCTTGCCGAGCGGTGCGCTGATTTGTGCGCTAGATGAACGCGGTGCGGCGTGGACGACACGCAAACTGGCCGACGAGATGAGCAGCTGGATGGGCGAAGGGCGCGATGTCGTGTTCATCATCGGCGGAGCCGACGGTCTGCACGATACAGTGAAGCGGGCGGCACACAAACTGCTGGCGCTCTCTGCCTTGACCTTGCCGCACGCCATGGTGCGCGTGCTGCTGGCCGAGCAGTTGTATCGGGCGTGGAGCCTCATGCACAATCATCCCTATCACCGAGAATGA
- the nadD gene encoding nicotinate-nucleotide adenylyltransferase, translating to MTTPPLIRPIGILGGTFDPIHHGHLRLALEALEQCDLRQVRFIPNGTPPHRGTPFSTPQQRLEMVRLALQGNPSFTLDEREIFRAGPCYSVHTLESLREELGAQQPICLLLGSDAFLQLHTWHQWTRLFELAHIVVMQRPGLPLGNAMLQADEVLRLEYFARLAPAPLKLHEQAAGAIVALDMPLLEISATDIRCRAATGRHLRYLVPDSVAWYIHTHHLYPTC from the coding sequence GTGACTACGCCACCGCTCATTCGGCCTATCGGCATCCTCGGCGGTACCTTCGACCCGATCCATCACGGTCACCTGCGCTTGGCGCTAGAAGCACTGGAACAGTGCGACCTGCGCCAAGTTCGCTTTATCCCTAACGGTACACCGCCGCATCGAGGCACCCCATTTTCCACACCGCAACAGCGATTGGAGATGGTGCGTTTGGCCTTGCAGGGCAATCCCAGCTTTACTCTCGATGAGCGCGAGATCTTTCGTGCTGGGCCGTGCTATTCGGTTCACACGCTGGAATCGCTACGCGAGGAGTTGGGCGCGCAACAGCCGATCTGCTTATTGCTGGGTAGTGATGCTTTCCTGCAACTGCACACTTGGCATCAATGGACGCGTTTGTTCGAGTTGGCGCACATCGTGGTGATGCAGCGTCCCGGCTTGCCATTAGGTAATGCCATGTTGCAAGCCGACGAGGTGTTGCGCCTCGAATACTTTGCTCGTTTGGCACCGGCACCGTTGAAGTTGCACGAGCAAGCCGCTGGAGCCATCGTCGCACTGGATATGCCGCTGCTGGAGATCTCGGCTACCGATATCCGCTGCCGTGCCGCGACGGGTCGTCATCTACGTTATCTCGTGCCGGATAGCGTGGCTTGGTATATCCACACTCACCATTTGTATCCGACATGCTGA
- a CDS encoding 5-formyltetrahydrofolate cyclo-ligase, whose product MTAQAMKQGIRQRIIAGRESLSLPDRKRLSLEISGKIADLPEYVAAHSVMGLMSFGAEFESDGWVSRVMADGKQLLLPRVNRATRQLDVYRVSDLEGQIEMGSYGIREPIPARCELADLAGIDFILLPGVAFGRDGARLGYGGGFYDKFLARLSHQPALVAAAFSLQLVEGIPQEPTDRKVDKLITEHEIIHCAAVRARA is encoded by the coding sequence GTGACTGCGCAGGCTATGAAGCAGGGCATCAGGCAACGTATAATCGCGGGGCGCGAATCGCTTTCCTTACCGGATAGAAAGCGACTGAGCCTTGAAATTTCAGGGAAAATTGCCGATCTGCCCGAATATGTCGCGGCGCATTCAGTGATGGGCTTGATGAGTTTTGGCGCTGAATTTGAAAGCGATGGATGGGTGAGTCGGGTAATGGCGGATGGCAAACAGTTGCTCTTGCCGCGCGTGAACCGAGCGACTCGACAGCTGGATGTCTATCGCGTGAGTGATCTGGAGGGTCAGATCGAAATGGGCAGTTACGGTATCCGTGAGCCGATTCCGGCGCGTTGTGAATTGGCTGATCTGGCGGGGATCGATTTCATCCTGTTACCGGGAGTGGCATTTGGTCGAGATGGTGCCAGACTAGGCTACGGTGGCGGGTTCTATGACAAATTTTTGGCGCGGCTGTCACATCAGCCAGCGCTGGTAGCTGCGGCGTTTTCGCTGCAATTGGTGGAAGGCATTCCGCAAGAGCCGACCGACCGCAAGGTAGATAAGTTGATTACCGAGCACGAAATTATCCATTGCGCCGCTGTACGGGCGCGCGCATAA
- a CDS encoding TfoX/Sxy family protein — translation MPVDSFLPFVLERLATLPELRSKRMFGGYGLYSGKVFFGIVFDGRLYFKTHPATLAGYLDRHAEVFAPSEKQVLQNYREVPVEILEDADSLVIWAKAAVQS, via the coding sequence ATGCCCGTCGATTCCTTCCTTCCCTTTGTTCTAGAGCGGCTCGCCACTCTGCCCGAGCTACGCAGCAAGCGCATGTTCGGTGGCTACGGTTTGTATTCGGGGAAGGTGTTCTTTGGCATCGTTTTTGATGGGCGTTTGTACTTTAAAACACATCCGGCGACCCTCGCTGGGTACCTTGATCGTCACGCTGAGGTGTTTGCGCCTTCCGAAAAACAGGTTTTGCAGAATTACCGCGAGGTTCCTGTGGAGATACTCGAAGATGCCGACAGTTTGGTGATTTGGGCAAAGGCGGCGGTACAGTCGTGA
- the aceF gene encoding dihydrolipoyllysine-residue acetyltransferase translates to MAEQQVLVPDIGNFKDVTVIEVAVKVGDTVKAEDTLLTVETDKATMDVPAPFDGVVKELKVKVGDKVSEGVLIAVLEASGVVAAAPAAAAPAVVAPAAPAPVVAAPVAAPVPMPAPAAPSAPATAVGKSHASPSIRRFARELGVDLSLVKGSAEKGRITKDDVQNYVKAALSTPRGTATGIGGIQLLDMPVVDFAKFGEIESKPLSRIKKISGANLHRNWVMLPHVTQFDEADITELEAFRKEIGAEYAKQGVKITPLVFLLKAVVMALQKFPEFNASLDASGENLILKKYFHIGVAVDTPDGLMVPVIRDVDQKGLVQLAKELGEISQRARDKKLTAAEMQGGCFSISSLGGIGGTAFTPIINAPEVAILGVSRSSMKPVWKESEFVPRLMLPLSLSYDHRVIDGASGARFTTALAQVLSDVRRLVL, encoded by the coding sequence ATGGCTGAACAACAAGTTCTAGTGCCGGACATCGGCAATTTCAAAGATGTGACGGTGATCGAAGTGGCGGTCAAGGTGGGCGATACGGTGAAGGCGGAAGACACGCTGCTTACCGTGGAAACCGACAAGGCCACGATGGATGTGCCGGCACCCTTCGATGGCGTGGTCAAAGAGCTCAAAGTCAAAGTTGGCGACAAGGTGTCGGAAGGTGTGCTGATCGCGGTGCTGGAGGCGAGCGGTGTCGTTGCTGCTGCACCGGCTGCGGCGGCTCCTGCCGTTGTTGCACCCGCAGCTCCGGCTCCTGTCGTTGCTGCGCCTGTGGCTGCTCCAGTACCCATGCCTGCACCAGCAGCACCCAGTGCGCCAGCGACTGCCGTGGGTAAATCCCACGCGAGTCCGTCTATTCGCCGTTTCGCTCGTGAACTCGGCGTGGATCTGTCGCTGGTCAAAGGCTCGGCAGAGAAAGGCCGCATCACCAAGGACGACGTGCAGAATTACGTCAAGGCCGCACTGTCCACTCCGCGTGGCACTGCAACCGGTATCGGTGGTATCCAGTTGCTGGACATGCCGGTGGTGGATTTTGCCAAGTTCGGCGAGATCGAAAGTAAGCCACTGTCGCGCATCAAGAAGATTTCTGGCGCTAACTTGCATCGCAACTGGGTCATGCTGCCGCATGTCACACAGTTCGACGAGGCTGATATCACCGAGCTGGAGGCTTTCCGTAAGGAGATCGGCGCGGAGTACGCCAAGCAGGGTGTTAAGATCACGCCGCTGGTGTTCTTGCTCAAAGCGGTGGTCATGGCTTTGCAGAAATTCCCCGAGTTCAACGCGTCGCTGGATGCCAGCGGCGAGAACCTGATTCTGAAGAAATATTTCCACATCGGCGTGGCAGTGGATACGCCGGATGGTCTGATGGTGCCGGTGATCCGTGATGTGGATCAAAAGGGGCTGGTGCAACTTGCCAAGGAATTGGGCGAGATCAGCCAGCGCGCGCGCGACAAAAAACTTACGGCTGCCGAGATGCAGGGCGGTTGCTTCTCCATCTCCAGTCTGGGCGGTATCGGTGGCACGGCGTTCACGCCGATCATCAACGCGCCTGAAGTCGCCATTCTGGGCGTATCGCGTTCCAGCATGAAGCCCGTGTGGAAAGAGAGCGAATTCGTGCCGCGCTTGATGTTGCCGCTATCATTGTCGTATGACCATCGCGTCATCGACGGTGCCTCCGGCGCGCGCTTCACCACCGCACTGGCGCAAGTGCTATCCGACGTGCGCCGTCTGGTGCTGTAA
- the rng gene encoding ribonuclease G, whose amino-acid sequence MNNDILINITPQETRAAVMQLGVVQELHIERASQRGLVGNVYLGKVKRVLPGMQSAFIDIGLERSAFLHVADIWENRNNGDAAKPIEKVLFEGQSILAQVIKDPIGTKGARLSTQISIAGRLVVYLPQETHIGVSQRIEDEAERESLRSKLSSLLPENHSGGYIIRTLAESASDKEFQADMEYLARQWQKLQEDAKRHAAPALLYQELDLALRVLRDFVSEDTTRILVDSRGTHQRMQAFAQDYMADALPRLEHYTGERPLFDLYAVEIEIERALSRRVDLKSGGYLIFDQTEALTTVDVNTGGFVGGRNFDDTIFKTNLEAAQVIARQLRLRNLGGIIICDFIDMDTQEHRDAVLDEFKKTLARDHTRITVNGFSALGLVEMTRKRTRESLAHILCEPCPTCQGRGEVKTAQTVCYEILREIVREARQFNAREYRILASQHVIDLFLDEESQSLAQLSDFIGKSVSLQVDSLYCQEQYDVILM is encoded by the coding sequence ATGAACAACGACATTCTTATCAACATCACCCCGCAGGAAACGCGTGCTGCGGTGATGCAGCTTGGCGTGGTGCAAGAGCTACATATCGAGCGTGCTAGCCAGCGCGGGCTGGTCGGCAACGTCTATCTGGGCAAAGTCAAGCGCGTGTTGCCTGGGATGCAGTCGGCGTTCATCGATATCGGGTTGGAGCGCTCGGCTTTTCTGCACGTGGCTGACATCTGGGAGAATCGCAACAACGGCGATGCGGCGAAGCCGATCGAGAAAGTATTGTTCGAAGGTCAGTCCATACTTGCGCAAGTCATCAAAGATCCCATCGGCACTAAAGGCGCGCGTCTATCCACTCAGATCAGCATCGCTGGACGACTCGTGGTGTATCTGCCGCAGGAAACGCATATCGGCGTGTCACAACGTATCGAGGATGAGGCTGAGCGTGAGTCGCTGCGTAGCAAGTTGTCGAGCCTGCTGCCGGAGAATCACAGCGGCGGTTACATCATCCGCACATTGGCGGAATCTGCTTCCGACAAGGAATTCCAAGCTGACATGGAGTATCTGGCGCGGCAGTGGCAGAAATTGCAGGAAGACGCCAAGCGTCATGCTGCCCCTGCACTGCTGTATCAGGAGTTGGATCTTGCCTTGCGCGTGTTGCGTGATTTTGTCAGCGAAGACACCACGCGCATCCTAGTGGATTCACGTGGCACTCATCAACGGATGCAAGCGTTCGCACAGGATTACATGGCTGATGCGTTGCCTAGACTGGAGCACTACACCGGCGAACGTCCATTGTTTGATCTGTATGCAGTGGAGATCGAAATCGAGCGTGCCTTGTCGCGGCGCGTGGATCTGAAGTCCGGTGGTTATCTGATCTTCGATCAGACCGAGGCGCTGACTACGGTGGACGTGAATACCGGCGGCTTCGTCGGTGGGCGCAATTTCGACGACACCATTTTCAAGACCAATCTGGAGGCGGCCCAAGTCATTGCACGCCAACTGCGTTTACGCAACCTTGGCGGTATCATCATTTGCGACTTCATCGACATGGACACACAAGAGCACCGAGATGCGGTGCTGGATGAGTTCAAGAAGACCTTGGCGCGTGACCATACTCGCATCACGGTGAATGGCTTTTCCGCTCTGGGTTTGGTGGAGATGACGCGTAAGCGTACTCGTGAAAGTCTGGCGCACATTTTGTGTGAGCCTTGCCCGACTTGCCAAGGGCGAGGCGAGGTGAAGACGGCTCAGACCGTGTGTTACGAGATTCTGCGTGAGATCGTGCGCGAGGCTCGCCAGTTCAATGCCCGCGAATACCGCATTCTCGCTTCGCAACACGTCATTGACTTGTTCCTCGACGAAGAGTCGCAAAGCCTAGCCCAACTTTCCGATTTCATCGGCAAGTCGGTGTCGCTGCAAGTCGATAGCCTGTACTGCCAAGAACAATACGATGTGATCTTGATGTAG
- the rsfS gene encoding ribosome silencing factor: MLSIEQKTAAVVAALEDIKGEHITVLNTSRLSPLFERMVIASAQSTRQTKALADHVIDKLLEQGERARDIEGGRGGEWVLVDLGDIIVHVMQPAVRAYYNLEELWGDQAPAARHLT; this comes from the coding sequence ATGCTGAGCATCGAACAAAAAACGGCCGCCGTCGTTGCGGCACTCGAAGACATCAAGGGTGAACACATCACGGTGCTCAACACCAGCCGGCTGAGCCCTTTGTTCGAGCGCATGGTCATCGCCAGCGCCCAGTCCACTCGCCAGACCAAGGCGCTGGCCGATCATGTGATCGACAAGTTGCTGGAGCAGGGCGAGCGTGCCCGCGACATCGAAGGGGGACGCGGCGGTGAATGGGTGCTGGTGGACTTGGGCGACATCATCGTCCACGTCATGCAGCCCGCCGTGCGCGCCTATTACAATCTTGAAGAGCTGTGGGGCGACCAAGCGCCTGCCGCGCGCCACTTGACGTGA
- a CDS encoding RluA family pseudouridine synthase: MDKQHQYFPPLDCGLALIHQDASLLVVDKPAGLLAVPGRGEDKQDSLATRLQRQFPEALVVHRLDMATSGLMLFARNAEVQRRMSRAFAERRVEKRYLAVVAGQMETSGEIDLPILADWLNRPLRKIDAEQGKPSLTRYTLLKHDSVLDISRIELEPVTGRTHQLRVHLQAIGHSILGDTLYQGRAAARLLLHASRLNFEHPITGGALHFLSDAPF; the protein is encoded by the coding sequence GTGGATAAGCAGCATCAATACTTCCCGCCGCTAGATTGCGGCTTGGCTCTGATCCATCAAGACGCGTCGTTGTTGGTCGTGGATAAGCCCGCTGGGCTATTGGCTGTGCCAGGACGGGGCGAGGACAAGCAGGATAGTCTGGCAACACGATTGCAGCGCCAATTTCCAGAGGCATTGGTCGTGCATCGTCTGGACATGGCGACTTCCGGTTTGATGCTGTTTGCGCGCAATGCCGAGGTGCAAAGGCGGATGTCTCGTGCATTTGCGGAGCGCAGAGTCGAAAAACGCTATCTTGCCGTTGTGGCGGGTCAAATGGAAACGTCTGGCGAGATCGATTTGCCCATTCTCGCTGACTGGTTGAACCGCCCCTTGCGCAAGATAGATGCTGAGCAAGGTAAGCCCTCGCTTACGCGCTATACCTTGCTGAAACATGATTCTGTTTTGGATATTAGTCGAATCGAGTTGGAGCCTGTCACGGGGCGTACCCATCAGTTGCGAGTGCATCTGCAGGCCATCGGCCACTCAATTCTTGGCGATACCTTGTACCAAGGTAGGGCGGCAGCCCGTTTGTTATTGCATGCATCTCGATTAAATTTCGAGCATCCAATCACGGGTGGCGCGTTACATTTCCTCAGCGATGCGCCCTTTTGA
- a CDS encoding Maf family protein, whose amino-acid sequence MSLTQHRIYLASQSPRRRELLKQIGVNFGSLLLRSDSGRLPDVDETPHPDETPEIYVQRVCREKAAAGWKIMQQRNLPPFPVLAADTTVTLDGQIIGKPHDREAAAAILRQLSGREHQVLTAVAVAREAQCELRLSITRVTFAELSEERIHRYLLTGESLDKAGAYGIQGHAGTFIRRIEGSYSGVVGLPLCETAELLELFGYPVT is encoded by the coding sequence ATGAGTCTGACCCAACATCGTATCTACCTTGCTTCACAAAGTCCGCGCCGCCGTGAATTGCTCAAGCAGATCGGCGTGAACTTCGGCTCGCTGTTGTTGCGTAGCGATTCTGGTCGATTGCCGGATGTGGATGAGACACCGCATCCCGATGAAACGCCTGAGATCTATGTGCAGCGTGTTTGCCGTGAAAAGGCAGCGGCAGGCTGGAAGATCATGCAGCAGCGCAATCTGCCGCCGTTCCCAGTATTGGCGGCGGATACGACCGTGACGCTGGACGGCCAGATCATTGGCAAACCCCATGATCGCGAAGCTGCGGCTGCCATCTTGCGCCAGCTTTCGGGGCGCGAACATCAAGTGTTGACTGCCGTGGCGGTGGCGCGCGAAGCTCAATGCGAGCTGCGTCTGTCAATTACGCGTGTTACCTTTGCTGAACTGAGCGAGGAGCGCATCCATCGATATCTGTTGACCGGCGAATCGCTGGACAAGGCAGGCGCTTACGGAATTCAGGGGCATGCTGGGACCTTTATTCGTCGTATCGAAGGCAGTTATTCTGGGGTGGTCGGTCTGCCCTTGTGCGAGACGGCCGAGCTGCTCGAACTTTTTGGGTACCCAGTTACATGA
- the aceE gene encoding pyruvate dehydrogenase (acetyl-transferring), homodimeric type — translation MATQLPDNDPQETKEWLDALNSVLEHEGAERAHYLISQLIHQARIAGDDVPISATTPYVNSIPLAKEERSTGNHELEHRIRALMRWNAMAIILNANKESSELGGHIASFASAATLYDVGFNHFFHGKTDTHGGDLVYFQGHSSPGMYARAFMEGRISEAQLYKFRQEVDGDGLSSYPHPWLMPNFWQFPTVSMGLGPLMAIYQARFMRYLQHRGLASTDGRKVWAYLGDGETDEPESLGAISMAGREKLDNLIFVINCNLQRLDGPVRGNGKIIQELEGVFRGAGWNVIKVIWGGKWDRLLAKDKTGLLLKRMEEVVDGEYQTYKSKDGAYVRKYFFGKYPELLELVADMSDDEIWRLNRGGHDPHKVFAAYAAASKHTGQPTVILAKTVKGYGMGSSGEAQNPTHQQKKMDGESLREFRDRFNIPVADDQLANLPFVRPAEDSLEAKYLRERSAKMGAVPARNPVASPLPMPSSEGFDALIKGTDGREISTTMAFVRLLGALVKDKQIGKQVVPIVPDESRTFGMEGMFRQLGIFSQVGQLYTPQDADQLMYYKEDKTGQILQEGINEAGGMADWIAAATAYANHGVAMIPFYIYYSMFGFQRIGDMAWAAGDLRARGFMVGGTAGRTTLNGEGLQHQDGHSHLMAAMIPNCVSYDPTFAYELAVIVRDGMRRMYVEQEDVFYYLTVMNENYAHPAMPQGAEEGIVKGMYLFSASEGAADQPRVQLMGCGTILREVIAAGELLAQDFGVAADVWSVTSFNELRREGLDSERWNMLHPEAAPRISYVEQCLADRNGPVIAATDYIKSYADQIRAFVPQLYTVLGTDGFGRSDSRKKLRHFFEVDRYYVAVAALKALADEGGIAASEVSRAIALYNINPDKPNPVTV, via the coding sequence ATGGCGACACAATTACCCGATAACGATCCACAGGAAACCAAAGAGTGGCTGGACGCGCTCAATTCCGTGCTGGAGCACGAAGGTGCCGAGCGCGCCCATTACCTGATTAGTCAGCTGATTCATCAAGCGCGCATCGCAGGCGACGATGTGCCGATCAGCGCAACCACGCCTTACGTCAACAGCATCCCGTTGGCCAAGGAAGAGCGCTCTACCGGCAACCATGAATTGGAACACCGTATCCGTGCGCTGATGCGCTGGAATGCGATGGCGATCATTCTGAACGCCAACAAGGAGTCGTCGGAGTTGGGCGGCCACATCGCCAGCTTTGCCTCGGCGGCGACCTTGTATGACGTGGGCTTCAACCACTTCTTCCACGGTAAGACCGATACGCACGGAGGCGATCTGGTGTATTTCCAAGGTCACTCTTCGCCAGGTATGTACGCGCGCGCCTTTATGGAAGGCCGCATTTCCGAGGCGCAACTGTACAAGTTCCGTCAAGAAGTGGACGGTGACGGCCTGTCTTCCTATCCGCATCCGTGGTTGATGCCGAACTTTTGGCAGTTCCCCACCGTGTCCATGGGTCTTGGCCCGCTGATGGCGATTTACCAAGCGCGTTTCATGCGCTATCTGCAACATCGCGGCTTGGCCAGCACCGATGGCCGTAAGGTCTGGGCGTATCTGGGCGACGGCGAGACCGATGAGCCGGAATCGCTGGGCGCGATCTCGATGGCCGGACGCGAGAAACTGGACAACCTGATCTTCGTCATCAACTGTAACCTGCAACGTTTAGATGGCCCAGTGCGCGGCAACGGCAAGATCATCCAAGAGTTGGAAGGCGTGTTCCGTGGTGCTGGCTGGAACGTCATCAAGGTGATCTGGGGCGGTAAGTGGGATCGCTTGCTGGCCAAGGACAAGACTGGCTTGCTGCTCAAGCGCATGGAAGAAGTGGTGGATGGTGAGTACCAGACCTACAAGTCCAAGGACGGCGCCTATGTGCGTAAGTATTTCTTTGGCAAATATCCTGAGTTGCTGGAGTTGGTCGCCGACATGTCGGACGACGAGATCTGGCGTTTGAACCGTGGCGGTCACGATCCGCACAAGGTGTTCGCAGCTTATGCAGCAGCATCTAAGCATACCGGCCAGCCGACCGTGATTCTCGCCAAAACGGTGAAGGGCTACGGCATGGGTTCGTCCGGTGAGGCGCAGAACCCCACTCACCAGCAGAAGAAGATGGACGGCGAGTCGCTGCGCGAATTCCGTGATCGTTTCAACATTCCGGTGGCTGACGATCAATTGGCGAATCTGCCCTTTGTCCGACCTGCCGAAGATAGCCTTGAGGCCAAATATCTGCGTGAGCGCAGCGCGAAGATGGGGGCTGTTCCTGCACGTAATCCTGTCGCTAGCCCGCTGCCTATGCCTTCCAGCGAAGGTTTCGATGCTTTGATCAAAGGTACGGATGGTCGTGAGATCTCTACGACGATGGCCTTTGTCCGTTTGCTCGGCGCGTTGGTGAAGGACAAGCAGATTGGTAAGCAAGTTGTGCCGATCGTGCCGGATGAGTCGCGTACCTTCGGTATGGAAGGCATGTTCCGTCAGCTCGGCATCTTCTCGCAGGTGGGCCAGTTGTACACCCCGCAGGATGCCGACCAGCTGATGTATTACAAGGAAGATAAGACTGGCCAGATCCTGCAAGAAGGTATCAACGAAGCGGGCGGCATGGCCGACTGGATCGCGGCGGCGACGGCTTACGCCAATCACGGCGTGGCGATGATCCCGTTCTACATTTATTACTCGATGTTTGGCTTCCAGCGCATCGGCGACATGGCTTGGGCGGCGGGTGATCTGCGCGCGCGCGGCTTCATGGTCGGTGGCACGGCGGGTCGCACCACGCTGAACGGTGAAGGTTTGCAGCACCAAGATGGCCATAGCCACCTGATGGCAGCGATGATCCCGAATTGCGTGAGCTACGATCCGACTTTCGCCTATGAACTGGCGGTCATCGTGCGTGACGGTATGCGCCGCATGTACGTTGAGCAGGAAGACGTGTTCTATTACCTGACGGTTATGAATGAGAACTACGCTCACCCCGCCATGCCGCAAGGCGCGGAAGAGGGCATCGTCAAGGGCATGTACCTGTTCAGTGCGAGTGAAGGTGCGGCCGACCAGCCTCGCGTTCAACTCATGGGTTGCGGCACCATCCTGCGTGAAGTCATCGCGGCGGGTGAGTTGCTGGCGCAAGATTTTGGGGTGGCCGCCGATGTGTGGAGCGTCACCAGCTTCAACGAACTGCGCCGCGAAGGACTCGATTCTGAGCGCTGGAACATGCTCCATCCCGAAGCTGCTCCGCGTATCAGCTATGTCGAACAGTGTCTGGCTGATCGTAACGGCCCAGTGATCGCTGCGACCGACTACATCAAGAGCTACGCCGATCAGATCCGCGCTTTCGTGCCGCAACTCTATACCGTGCTGGGCACAGACGGTTTCGGTCGTTCCGATTCGCGTAAGAAGCTGCGCCACTTCTTCGAGGTGGATCGCTACTACGTCGCAGTTGCCGCACTGAAGGCGCTGGCCGACGAAGGTGGTATCGCCGCCAGCGAAGTGAGCCGCGCCATTGCGCTGTACAACATCAACCCCGACAAGCCGAACCCGGTGACGGTTTAA
- the ilvA gene encoding threonine ammonia-lyase, biosynthetic: MQDYLKRILTARVYDVAIETPLEAAPNLSARIGNTLLFKREDMQPVFSFKLRGAYNKMAQLTPAQLQRGVIAASAGNHAQGVALSAHRLGCKAVIVMPTTTPQVKIDAVRHFGQDAIEIVLFGDSYSDACTRAYALEKERQLTFVHPFDDPDVIAGQGTVGMEILRQHQAPIHAIFCAIGGGGLIAGVAAYVKQVRPDIKVIGVQTNDSDAMFQSMQAGQRVQLNDVGLFSDGTAVKLVGEETFRVCQHYVDEIVRVDTDAVCAAIKDVFQDTRSILEPAGALAVAGAKLYAKREKLTGKTLIPVACGANMNFDRLRFVAERAEIGEKREAILAVTIPETPGSFRQFCTLLGSRNITEFNYRFADPKAAQVFVGVQVKDPAETATLVATLQQNELRTLDLTDNEMAKLHLRHLVGGHSAGVSDEILFRFEFPERPGALMNFLNRMSHNWNISLFHYRNHGADYGRVLVGMQVPHHDKDALRAFLDGLGYPYWDESENPAYRLFLG, from the coding sequence ATGCAAGATTATCTGAAGCGCATTCTTACCGCCCGTGTCTATGACGTGGCTATCGAAACCCCGCTAGAAGCTGCGCCCAATCTTTCCGCTCGCATCGGCAACACCTTGTTGTTCAAGCGCGAAGACATGCAGCCCGTGTTCTCGTTCAAGCTGCGCGGCGCGTATAACAAGATGGCTCAACTTACGCCGGCGCAGCTTCAGCGTGGCGTGATCGCTGCCTCGGCAGGTAATCATGCGCAAGGCGTGGCGCTGTCCGCGCATCGTTTGGGCTGCAAGGCCGTCATCGTGATGCCGACCACTACCCCACAAGTGAAGATCGACGCGGTGCGTCATTTCGGTCAGGATGCCATCGAGATTGTATTGTTCGGTGATAGCTACAGCGATGCCTGCACCCGAGCCTATGCTCTGGAAAAAGAAAGGCAGCTTACCTTTGTCCATCCTTTCGACGATCCCGATGTGATCGCCGGGCAAGGAACGGTCGGCATGGAGATCCTGCGCCAGCACCAAGCTCCCATCCACGCCATCTTCTGCGCCATCGGCGGCGGCGGATTGATCGCGGGCGTGGCCGCCTATGTCAAACAAGTGCGCCCCGATATCAAAGTGATCGGCGTGCAGACCAACGACTCCGATGCCATGTTCCAATCGATGCAAGCGGGTCAACGCGTGCAGCTGAACGATGTCGGCTTGTTCTCGGACGGCACGGCGGTCAAGCTGGTCGGCGAAGAGACCTTCCGTGTCTGCCAGCATTACGTGGACGAGATCGTGCGCGTGGATACCGATGCCGTGTGCGCCGCCATCAAGGATGTGTTCCAAGATACTCGCTCCATTCTCGAACCCGCAGGCGCGCTTGCCGTGGCCGGTGCCAAACTCTACGCCAAGCGTGAAAAGCTCACAGGTAAGACGTTGATCCCGGTCGCTTGCGGTGCGAACATGAATTTCGATCGCCTGCGCTTTGTTGCGGAACGTGCCGAGATTGGCGAGAAACGAGAAGCCATACTTGCAGTTACTATCCCCGAGACACCGGGCAGCTTCCGCCAGTTCTGCACCTTATTGGGTAGCCGCAACATCACTGAATTCAACTATCGCTTTGCCGACCCGAAAGCGGCGCAGGTCTTCGTCGGCGTGCAAGTGAAAGATCCCGCTGAAACGGCCACGTTGGTCGCCACGCTGCAACAGAACGAACTGCGCACGCTTGACCTCACCGACAACGAAATGGCCAAGCTGCATCTGCGTCATCTCGTCGGCGGGCATTCGGCGGGCGTCAGCGACGAGATCCTGTTCCGTTTCGAATTCCCAGAGCGCCCCGGTGCATTGATGAATTTTCTGAATCGCATGAGCCACAACTGGAACATCAGCCTGTTCCACTACCGCAACCACGGGGCGGATTACGGTCGCGTGTTGGTTGGGATGCAAGTTCCGCACCACGATAAAGATGCCCTGCGCGCTTTCCTCGACGGCCTCGGCTACCCGTACTGGGATGAAAGCGAGAATCCCGCCTACCGCCTATTCTTGGGATAG